One Mycolicibacterium rufum genomic window, GATCCTGGGCCGCGGCGCTGCCGACCCCGGCGAAGATCCTCGTGGTCTCCGCGCACTGGGAGGCCGCCCCGCTCACTGTCGGGTCCACCGACGCGCGGACCCCGCTGACGTACGACTTCTGGGGATTCCCCGACCGCTACTACGACGTCACCTACGACGCTCCCGGCGCGCCGGATCTCGCTGCGGCCGTGCGCGCGTCGATGCCCGACGGCGCTGCGGTGCGCGATGATGACGGGCGCCGGCTCGATCACGGGGCCTACGTCCCGCTCACGGTGATGTATCCCGACGCGACCGTCCCGGTGCTGCAGATCTCGCTGCCCACATTGGATCCCGCGGCGCTGCTGCGGCTGGGCGAGCGGCTGCGCCCGTTGCGCGACGAGGGTGTGCTGATCATCGGGTCGGGCTTCACCACCCACGGGCTGCCGTACCTCGAGGACCCGTCGCCGGGCGCGGTCCCGCCCGGATGGTCGGTGGAGTTCGACGCCTGGGCCCACGAGCGGACGGCCGCCGGCGATGTGGACGCGCTGATCGACTTCCGGACGCGCGCCCCCGGGATGCCCTACGCCCACCCGACCATCGAGCACTTCGCGCCGCTGTTCGTCGCCCTCGGCGCGTCCGACGACCCGGCGCAACGACCCCGCCAGGTGATCGACGGCTTCTGGATGGGCCTGGCCAAACGCTCCCTCGAACTGGCCTGAGCGGAGATACGGTGGTCATCTGATGGCGACCGACACCCAGATCGATCTCCTGTCCGCCGCGCGCCGGGCGCACGAGCGGCGGGACTGGCGGGCGAGCTACGAGGCCTTCGACCTCGCGAGCCGGCAGACCGCGCTGTGCACCGACGATCTCGACGCCTTCTCGTTCGCCGCGTGGCGGCTCGGCCACGTCCGGGAGTCGAGCCGCGCCGCCGAGCGGGTGTTCTCGGAGCTGACGAGAACCGATCCCGCCGCCGCGGCGATGAAAGCCAACGAGCTCGCGCTGGCGTGGTTGGTGCGCGGCGACGTCAACATCGGTCAGGGCTGGATGAACCGGGCCCGTCGGCTGCTCGCCGGCGCCGAGGAGAGCGCCGCCCACGGG contains:
- a CDS encoding dioxygenase family protein, translated to MPSRMPVVFLSHGAPPLVDDALWVSQLRSWAAALPTPAKILVVSAHWEAAPLTVGSTDARTPLTYDFWGFPDRYYDVTYDAPGAPDLAAAVRASMPDGAAVRDDDGRRLDHGAYVPLTVMYPDATVPVLQISLPTLDPAALLRLGERLRPLRDEGVLIIGSGFTTHGLPYLEDPSPGAVPPGWSVEFDAWAHERTAAGDVDALIDFRTRAPGMPYAHPTIEHFAPLFVALGASDDPAQRPRQVIDGFWMGLAKRSLELA